One window of Fusobacterium polymorphum genomic DNA carries:
- a CDS encoding sodium-dependent transporter, with amino-acid sequence MSAIEKRDGFTTKWGFILACIGSAVGMGNIWRFPVLVSEMGGMTFLIPYFIFVIFIGSTGVIEEFALGRSAGAGPVGAFGMCTEMKGNRSIGEKIGIIPILGSLALAIGYSCVMGWVFKYAWMSIDGSMFAMQSNMDVIGSTFGQTASAWGANFWIVIALIVSFVIMSMGIASGIEKANKIMMPVLFILFVLLGIYIVFQPGSSGGYKYIFTVNLKGLANPKIWIYAFGQAFFSLSVAGNGSVIYGSYLSKSEDIPNSAKNVAFFDTLAALLAAFVIIPAMAVGGAELSSGGPGLMFIYLINIMNNMAGGRIIEVIFYLCVLFAGVSSIINLYEAPVAFLQEKFKANRITATAIIHVIGCIVAICIQGIVSQWMDVVSIYICPLGALLAAVMFFWVAGKEFAEESVNMGANKKIGGWFYPAGKYVYCLLALVALIAGALLGGIG; translated from the coding sequence ATGAGTGCTATTGAAAAGCGTGATGGTTTTACAACAAAATGGGGCTTCATCTTAGCTTGTATTGGTTCTGCTGTTGGAATGGGTAATATTTGGAGATTTCCTGTTCTTGTTTCTGAAATGGGTGGAATGACTTTCTTAATTCCTTATTTTATTTTTGTAATTTTTATTGGTTCTACTGGGGTTATAGAAGAATTTGCTTTAGGTCGTTCAGCTGGTGCAGGACCTGTTGGAGCATTTGGAATGTGTACTGAAATGAAAGGAAATAGAAGTATTGGAGAAAAAATAGGTATTATTCCTATATTAGGTTCTCTAGCTCTTGCTATAGGCTATTCTTGTGTAATGGGTTGGGTTTTTAAATATGCTTGGATGTCAATTGATGGTTCTATGTTTGCTATGCAATCAAATATGGATGTAATAGGCTCTACTTTTGGACAAACTGCATCTGCATGGGGAGCTAACTTCTGGATTGTAATTGCATTAATAGTAAGTTTTGTTATTATGTCAATGGGAATTGCAAGTGGAATAGAAAAAGCAAATAAAATTATGATGCCTGTATTATTTATTTTATTTGTTTTATTAGGTATCTATATAGTATTCCAACCAGGTTCTTCTGGTGGATATAAATATATTTTTACTGTAAATTTAAAAGGACTTGCTAATCCTAAAATTTGGATATATGCTTTTGGACAAGCATTCTTCTCACTTTCTGTTGCTGGAAATGGTTCAGTTATCTATGGTTCATATTTAAGTAAGAGTGAAGATATTCCTAACTCTGCTAAAAATGTTGCATTTTTTGATACATTAGCTGCTTTACTTGCTGCTTTTGTAATCATCCCAGCAATGGCTGTTGGAGGAGCTGAATTATCTTCTGGTGGACCTGGACTTATGTTTATTTACTTAATAAATATTATGAATAACATGGCTGGTGGAAGAATTATAGAAGTTATTTTTTACCTATGTGTCCTTTTTGCTGGAGTTAGTTCAATTATTAATTTATATGAAGCACCAGTTGCATTTTTACAAGAAAAATTTAAAGCTAATCGTATTACAGCAACTGCAATTATTCATGTTATTGGTTGTATAGTTGCTATTTGTATACAAGGTATAGTTTCTCAATGGATGGACGTTGTTTCTATATATATTTGTCCATTAGGTGCATTACTTGCTGCTGTTATGTTCTTCTGGGTTGCAGGAAAAGAATTTGCAGAAGAATCTGTTAATATGGGAGCAAATAAGAAGATTGGAGGTTGGTTCTATCCAGCTGGTAAATATGTGTATTGTCTTTTAGCACTTGTTGCACTAATTGCAGGTGCACTTCTTGGAGGAATTGGATAA